The Burkholderia pyrrocinia genomic sequence ATTCGGGCGACGTGAGCTGCGCGTTCCAGTTCTCGTCGAACCAGCGCCCGCCGAACGTGTTCACGACCGTCGACACGAACGCCATGTTCTCGCCCCAGCCGGCCTTGCCGCGCAGGCAGATCCCGTAGGTGCCCTTCGACTTGTCGGTGAGCTTGTCCGCGAATTCGGCGATCTGGTCGTAGGTCGGCTGGTCGGGCATCTTCAGCCCCTTCGCCGCGAACAGGTCCTTGCGGTAGAACGTCATCGAGCTTTCGACGTAGAACGGCAGCGCATACAGCTGGCCGTTGTACGACAGGCTGTCGCGCGCGGTCTTCACGATGTCGTTCAGGTCGTAGTCGGCGGGCAGGCCCGTGATCGGCGCGAGCCAGCCGCGCTTGCCCCACTGCGGCGTCTCGTAGGTGCCGATCGCCATCACGTCGAACTGGCCGCTGCCGGTCGTGATGTCGGTCGTCGCGCGCTGGCGCAGCACGTTTTCCTCGAGGATCACCCAGTTCAGCTTGATGTCGGGGTTCGCCTTCTCGAACGCCGGCGACAGCTTCTTCAGCTCGATCATGTCGGGGTTGTTCAGCGTCGCGATCGTCAGCGTGCCGGCGGACGCGGCGCAGGCGGCCGTCGCGAGCGCGGCTCCGGCGAAGCAGCGTGCGGCGGCGTCGAGCATCTTTCGTTGCATGGCATGTCTCCTGTGTTTGTTCGAAGTGTCGTCGGTCTTGCGTCGTTTCCTTCGCGGCCCGTCACGCCGGCCGCTGCATTCCGCACGCGCGCGCATAGTGCGCGATCACGTCGCGTATCCGGTGGCGCACCCACGCGCGCGGCTCCTTCGCGAGCCCGCCCGCGCGGCACGCCGCGTAGACATCCGGCAGCCACTGCGCGACGAGCGTCTCGGGCACCGGCTGCCGCGCGAGGTTGCCGAACAGCTGCTCGACCGCAGCCGCGACGGCCGGCTGCAGCCAGTAGTAGCGAATCCGGTCGCTGTAGCTGAACTGGCGCGCGAGCCGCTGCTCGGTTTCGTCGCCGCGGTAGTACGGCGCCCAGTGCTCGGGCTGCGCGCGCATCGCGGCATCGACCACGTCGCGCAGCCGCGAGCGCTGCGCGACGTCGTCGATCAGCGCATCCTCGATGAACGTCAATGCGAACAGCGCCTCGCGCAGCGCGAACGTCAGCGCGGGGCCGACCTTCAGCACCGCGAAGTGGTCGCGCACGAGCGCGGCGAGCGCGCCCTCGGTCTGGTAATCGGTCGAATGCGCCTCGAACACGAGGCGCGGTGTATGCAGGATACTCGCGCCGAGTGACGCTGCCTTGGCGCTGTCGTAGTCGAGCACGTGGCGATCGTCGAAGTCGACGCCCGGCTGCGCGACGATCGCGACGACGCGCGTCCACGCGTCGTCGAGCCCGGCCGCCGCGAACGCGCGGCGGTGCGCGTCGAGCGTCGCCGCGATGCTGTCGCTGCGCGTAACCGCGATCCGAGCGATCGCCGCGCCGTTCGCATCGCCCGGATTGCCGCTGACTTCGCCGCCCGGCGTCGGCACCTCGGTGCCGATCACGTAGACGGGCGCGACACCGGCGCGCGACGCCGCGTCTTCCGCCACGCGGCACAGCTCGGCCGCGCGGGCGGCGATCGTGCGGTCGTCGAGCCGCGCCGGATCGTCCGCGCACGCCATGCTCGCGTCGAGGTGGATCTTTTCGAAACCGGCTTCGACATACGCGGCGACCATCGCACTGGCCTCGCGCATCGCGTCGGCCGCGCGGCGGTGCCGCCACGGGTTCGGACCGAGATGGTCGCCGCCGAGCACGAGCGCCGACGGAGCGAGCCCGCAGCGCGCGGCGATCGCATCGACGTCGCGGCGGAAATCGGCGGGCGTCATGCCCGTATAGCCGCCGAGATGGTTCACCTGGTTGCAGGTCGCCTCGATCAACAGCGGCGAGCCGTCCGCGCGCGCGGCTTCGCACGCGGCCTCCAGCACCAGCCGGTGCGCGCTGCAGATCGAATAGATGCCGCGCTGCGCGTCCGCACGGTTCGCGTCGAAGATCATCCGCAGCACGGCATCCGCGTGCGCGGTGCGCGGGCGTTCGGCGATGGTCGTCAGGCCGGACATGCCACACCTCGTTCGGTCAGGAAACGGTCGATCTCGGCCGCGCTGCTGTTGCCTTCCATCGGGCCGCGCCGCGTGACCGCGATCGCGCCTGCCGCGTTCGCGCGGCGCAGCGCGACCTCGATCGGCACGCCCGCGACGAGGCTCGCGACCAGCGTGCCGCCGAAGCAGTCGCCGGCGCCGGTCGGGTCGATTTCATCGACCGGAAACGCCGGCGCTTCGGCACGGCTCGCGCGGTCGAACGCGACGCTGCCAGCGGCGCCGCGCTTCAGCACGACGCGCTCGAGCAGCGGATGCGTCGCGAGCAGTCCCGCGATCGCGCGCTCGGCCGGCTGCGGCCCGCAGAAGAACGGCAGGTCGGCCTCGCTCGGCAGGAACAGGTGGCAGGCGGCGAGCATCTCGTCGAGCGCCGCGCGCATCGGGCGGAAGCTCAGCATCTCGGGGCGCACGTTCGGATCGAACGACACCTTCGCGCCGGCGCGCGCGGCCTCGATCACGCCGCGCTGGACCGCCGCGATCGCCGATTCGCTCGTCAGCGACGAGCCCATCACGTGGAAGTAGCGGCAGCCGTCGAACATCGCCGTATCGACGTCGGATGCATCGACACACGCGGCCGCGCTGGTGGAAAGACTGAAGACGAAGCTGCGCGAACCGTCGTCGCGATACGCGACGAACGCGGTGCCGGTCGGGCGCGCGACGCGGCGGATGCGCGCGACATCGACGCCGTCGCGTTCGAGCCGCGCGACGATCGCGTCGCCGAACGCGTCGCGACCGACACAGCCCGCATACGCGACGCGCGCGCCGAGCCGTGCTGCCTGATCGGCAAAGATCGCGGGCGCGCCGCTCGGGAACGGTCCGGCGAACAGGCCCGGCGTATCGAAGCCCTGGCCGCGCTCGGCGGCAACGAATTCGGCGAGCAGCTCGCCGGCGACGACGATCTCGGCCATCAGGCGTGCCCTCCCGAGACCGGCGTGCAAAGGGCCGCAGCCTGTGGCAGCGGCCATCCAAGCGAGCATGAATGCCACTTCATCCGTTGCTCCGACAAACCATTATCGGCGGCGAGAAGGAACGGTATGCGCTTGACAGGCCGCTTCGTCCAGGGGGTAGGATCATTGGCATGATCCTTGTCTACCGCTACCGGGTGAAGTCGCTCAACGGGCTGCTTAACAAGCAGAGTCGTGCGGTGAACTACGTCTGGAACTTCTGCAATGACACACAGAAACACGCGCTCATGTGGAGCAAGAAGTGGCCAACAGGTTTCGACCTGAATGGACTGACGAGCGGCAGCAGCAAGGAGCTTGGCATTCACTCCGGCACGATCAACGCAACTTGCTTGCAGTCCGCACAATCCCGTAGCCAGCACCGACGCCCTTACCTGCGCTATCGCGGCAAGAGAACGCTCGGATGGGTACCGTTGAAAGGGCGCGACCTGAAGCGTGAAGGCGACGCGTTCCGTTTCGCCGGCAACACCTTCCGCGTGTTCAACAGTCGGCCGCTTCCCGAAGGCAAGATCAAGGATGGAACCAACTTCGCGCAGGATGCGCGGGGCAACTGGTTTCTCAACATCGTGATCGAAATGCCCGATGTTCAAGCGCGCCCGATTCGTTCCGGCGTCGGTATCGGTCTCGGCCTGAAAGACTTCGCCACACTTTCGACCGGCGAGAAACTGCCTAACGACCGGTTCGGCCGGCGCGCGGCCGAGAAGCTCGCGAAAGCGCAACGGGCGCGAAAGCACAAACGACATATCGCGAAGCTGCACGCCAAGGTTGCGAATGCCCGCGCCGATTCCCAGCACAAGCTCGCACTCGATCTGGTGCGGCGGTTCGATTACATCGCGGTCGGCAATGTCTCTGCCGTCAAACTCGCCAGA encodes the following:
- a CDS encoding ABC transporter substrate-binding protein → MQRKMLDAAARCFAGAALATAACAASAGTLTIATLNNPDMIELKKLSPAFEKANPDIKLNWVILEENVLRQRATTDITTGSGQFDVMAIGTYETPQWGKRGWLAPITGLPADYDLNDIVKTARDSLSYNGQLYALPFYVESSMTFYRKDLFAAKGLKMPDQPTYDQIAEFADKLTDKSKGTYGICLRGKAGWGENMAFVSTVVNTFGGRWFDENWNAQLTSPEWKKAITFYVNLLKKDGPPGASSNGFNENLTLTASGKCAMWIDATVAAGMLYNKQQSQVADKIGFAAAPVAATPKGSHWLWAWALAVPKTSKQQDAARKFIAWATSKQYIEMVGKDEGWASVPPGTRASTYQRPEYKAAAPFSDFVLKAIETADPNDPSLKKVPYTGVQYVGIPEFQSFGTVVGQSIAGAVAGQMTVDQALAAGQAAADRAVRQAGYKK
- a CDS encoding D-tagatose-bisphosphate aldolase, class II, non-catalytic subunit, translating into MSGLTTIAERPRTAHADAVLRMIFDANRADAQRGIYSICSAHRLVLEAACEAARADGSPLLIEATCNQVNHLGGYTGMTPADFRRDVDAIAARCGLAPSALVLGGDHLGPNPWRHRRAADAMREASAMVAAYVEAGFEKIHLDASMACADDPARLDDRTIAARAAELCRVAEDAASRAGVAPVYVIGTEVPTPGGEVSGNPGDANGAAIARIAVTRSDSIAATLDAHRRAFAAAGLDDAWTRVVAIVAQPGVDFDDRHVLDYDSAKAASLGASILHTPRLVFEAHSTDYQTEGALAALVRDHFAVLKVGPALTFALREALFALTFIEDALIDDVAQRSRLRDVVDAAMRAQPEHWAPYYRGDETEQRLARQFSYSDRIRYYWLQPAVAAAVEQLFGNLARQPVPETLVAQWLPDVYAACRAGGLAKEPRAWVRHRIRDVIAHYARACGMQRPA
- a CDS encoding sugar kinase, translating into MAEIVVAGELLAEFVAAERGQGFDTPGLFAGPFPSGAPAIFADQAARLGARVAYAGCVGRDAFGDAIVARLERDGVDVARIRRVARPTGTAFVAYRDDGSRSFVFSLSTSAAACVDASDVDTAMFDGCRYFHVMGSSLTSESAIAAVQRGVIEAARAGAKVSFDPNVRPEMLSFRPMRAALDEMLAACHLFLPSEADLPFFCGPQPAERAIAGLLATHPLLERVVLKRGAAGSVAFDRASRAEAPAFPVDEIDPTGAGDCFGGTLVASLVAGVPIEVALRRANAAGAIAVTRRGPMEGNSSAAEIDRFLTERGVACPA
- a CDS encoding RNA-guided endonuclease InsQ/TnpB family protein yields the protein MILVYRYRVKSLNGLLNKQSRAVNYVWNFCNDTQKHALMWSKKWPTGFDLNGLTSGSSKELGIHSGTINATCLQSAQSRSQHRRPYLRYRGKRTLGWVPLKGRDLKREGDAFRFAGNTFRVFNSRPLPEGKIKDGTNFAQDARGNWFLNIVIEMPDVQARPIRSGVGIGLGLKDFATLSTGEKLPNDRFGRRAAEKLAKAQRARKHKRHIAKLHAKVANARADSQHKLALDLVRRFDYIAVGNVSAVKLARTRMAKSVYDASWSSFRNMLRYKAIAHGATFEEVDESGSTQSCSACGSKDSTTRPKGIAGLRVREWACSDCGVEHDRDTNAALNILRCGRASPSVGIHRL